One genomic segment of Panicum virgatum strain AP13 chromosome 2N, P.virgatum_v5, whole genome shotgun sequence includes these proteins:
- the LOC120661285 gene encoding 3-ketoacyl-CoA synthase 4-like, with translation MDVAHRDHLLAAARRALGAGVLLLCLLAELLVFALGRHAALHLVPACAMLLLLLPPPWRSSGRVELVDFPCLRPPRRLRIPTAGLLEHLRLIGCFDEASVGFMSRVIGACGMGDETYFPPSLHRLPPSATHADALAEARAMFVPTLDALFARTGVPPSAVGALVVNCSGFCPAPSLAAVVAGHYRMRDDVRALNLSGMGCAAGAVGVDVARGALRAHAIDYAVVVSAEIVTVGWYSGRDRAKLLLNCFFRTGCAAALLTSAGSAVSVPAKYRLVALARTNRTADDRSYLSAVREEDGEGITGFSIGRGLGGVARDLLRAHLLELGPTILPWHEKLRYAAALLLFRRQQKRSKKPSDDGPGPRPNFLTAASHFCLPSSGMPMIRRLAEGLGLGELEAEAALMTFQRFGNQSAASLWYQLAYHEAKGRVRRGDRVWQLGMGSGPKANSVVWERVGGDTDPAAAGDGPWANCIHRFPIRAS, from the coding sequence ATGGACGTGGCGCACAGGGAtcacctcctcgccgcggcgcgccgcgcgctcggcgccggggtcctcctcctctgcctcctCGCCGAGCTCCTCGTCTTCGCGCTCGGGCGCCACGCGGCGCTGCACCTCGTCCCGGCCTGcgcgatgctgctgctgctgctgccgccgccgtggcggtcCAGCGGGCGCGTCGAGCTGGTGGACTTCCCGTGCCTGAGGCCGCCCCGGCGGCTGCGCATCCCGACCGCGGGCCTCCTCGAGCACCTCCGCCTCATCGGCTGCTTCGACGAGGCCAGCGTCGGGTTCATGTCCCGCGTCATCGGGGCGTGCGGGATGGGGGACGAGACCTACTTCCCGCCGTCGCTGCACCGCCTCCCGCCGTCGGCCACGCACGCCGACGCGCTGGCCGAGGCGCGCGCCATGTTCGTCCCCACGCTCGACGCGCTCTTCGCCCGGACGGGCGTGCCGCCGTCGGCCGTGGGCGCGCTCGTCGTCAACTGCAGCGGCTTCTGCCCGGCGCCCTCGCTCGCCGCGGTGGTCGCGGGGCACTACCGCATGCGCGACGACGTCCGGGCGCTCAACCTCTCCGGCATGGGCTGCGCGGCGGGCGCCGTCGGGGTGGACGTCGCGCGGGGCGCGCTGAGGGCGCACGCCATCGACTACGCCGTCGTCGTCAGCGCCGAGATCGTCACGGTGGGGTGGTACAGCGGGCGGGACCGCGCCAAGCTCCTCCTCAACTGCTTCTTCCGCaccggctgcgccgccgcgctgctgaCGAGCGCGGGCTCCGCCGTCTCGGTGCCGGCCAAGTACCGGCTCGTCGCGCTGGCGCGCACGAACCGGACGGCCGACGACCGCAGCTACCTGTCCGCGGTGCGGGAGGAGGACGGGGAGGGCATCACGGGGTTCTCCATCGGCCGCGGgctcggcggcgtggcgcgcgaCCTCCTGCGCGCCcacctcctcgagctcggccccaCCATTCTCCCCTGGCACGAGAAGCTGCGCTAcgccgcggcgctgctgctgttcCGCCGCCAGCAGAAGCGCTCCAAGAAACCCTCCGACGACGGCCcgggcccaaggcccaactttTTGACCGCGGCGAGCCACTTCTGCCTGCCGTCGTCAGGGATGCCGATGATCCGGAGGCTGGCGGaggggctcgggctcggggagctggaggcggaggcggcgctgatGACGTTCCAGCGGTTCGGGAACCAGTCGGCGGCGTCGCTGTGGTACCAGCTCGCGTACCACGAGGCCAAGGGGCGGGTCCGGCGCGGCGACCGGGTGTGGCAGCTCGGCATGGGGAGCGGGCCGAAGGCCAACAGCGTGGTGTGGGAGCGCGTCGGCGGGGACACAGACCCCGCGGCCGCGGGCGACGGCCCCTGGGCCAACTGCATCCACCGCTTCCCCATCAGAGCATCGTAG